A stretch of the Papaver somniferum cultivar HN1 chromosome 6, ASM357369v1, whole genome shotgun sequence genome encodes the following:
- the LOC113285647 gene encoding LOB domain-containing protein 2-like, with protein MNLRFVLVYIFSFLFIPSQICTIENDSRHSLSVESGSTMDEKNDVIKANSNPRQACAACKHQRKKCSQNCILSPFFPPEKKEKFQAVHKLFGVSNISKLLKGLHTLDERKRAIDSLIWEAEARERDPIEGGFGAFKKINGELISLTNHVRISNQPGLPKIGTNTISSDSKALMSWENSANNGYAYGAYGNVSNVANNNYIPSNGRYNNNTNGYKQRNGHLDIKDSLSCLMNSFIVNIFNPDQQNGVVNEKSDDSQSLVQEVMKDDPIL; from the exons ATGAATTTAAGGTTCGTTTTAgtgtatattttttctttcctCTTCATACCTTCTCAAATTTGTACTATAGAGAACGACAGTCGACATTCGTTATCAGTCGAATCAGGGTCTACAATGGATGAGAAAAACGACGTGATTAAGGCTAATAGTAATCCACGTCAAGCGTGTGCAGCCTGCAAGCATCAAAGAAAAAAGTGCTCCCAGAATTGTATATTGTCGCCGTTTTTTCCaccagaaaaaaaagaaaaattccaaGCAGTACATAAACTTTTCGGTGTGAGTAATATCTCCAAGTTATTGAAAGGACTTCACACTTTAGATGAGCGCAAGAGGGCTATTGATTCATTAATATGGGAAGCCGAAGCGAGGGAACGAGATCCAATCGAAGGAGGTTTCGGTGCGTTCAAGAAGATCAACGGGGAATTAATATCCCTCACGAATCACGTGCGCATATCAAATCAACCAGGACTACCCAAGATTGGTACCAATACAATCTCGAGTGATAGCAAGGCGTTAATGAGTTGGGAAAACAGTGCTAACAATGGTTACGCATATGGAGCGTACGGAAATGTTAGTAATGTTGCTAACAACAATTATATCCCCAGTAATGGTAGATATAATAATAATACTAATGGATATAAGCAGCGGAACGGGCATTTGGATATCAAGGATTCGCTGTCCTGCCTCATGAACAGTTTCATCGTCAATATTTTCAATCCCG ACCAACAAAATGGAGTGGTGAATGAGAAGTCGGATGATAGCCAAAGCCTAGTACAGGAAGTCATGAAGGATGATCCAATATTATAA